One window of Trinickia caryophylli genomic DNA carries:
- a CDS encoding ABC transporter permease produces the protein MPVELTRHLLARLLQGFVAIALIAIVNFCLIHAAPGDPASVMAGEAGATDARYVEQLRSQFELDRPLPAQLASYLSHLARLDLGYSYRQQQSVARLIADRLPATLMLTGSAFLLSLWLGITLGALASRRPGGWLDSLISACATLFYATPLYWLALMAVLLFSVRLDWLPAFGYRSVEGDSQGLAAAADIATHLILPVATLSLFYMAVYARMTRAAMLDAARMDFVRTACARGVHPRRIRRAHILRNALRPIVTLAGMQAGGQIGGAILTETVFAWPGIGRLMFDALMQRDYAVLLGCLLVTAAIAVCMNLLTDYVALLVDPRIAAA, from the coding sequence ATGCCCGTGGAACTCACCCGACACTTGCTCGCGCGGCTGCTGCAGGGATTCGTCGCCATTGCGCTGATCGCGATCGTCAACTTCTGCCTGATCCACGCGGCACCCGGCGATCCGGCCAGCGTGATGGCCGGCGAAGCCGGCGCAACGGACGCGCGGTATGTCGAGCAATTGCGCAGCCAGTTCGAACTCGACCGGCCGCTTCCCGCGCAACTCGCGAGCTACCTGTCGCATCTCGCCCGCTTGGACCTCGGCTATTCGTATCGCCAGCAGCAAAGCGTGGCGCGGCTCATTGCCGATCGGCTGCCGGCAACACTGATGCTGACGGGCTCGGCGTTCCTGCTCTCGCTGTGGCTCGGCATCACGCTCGGTGCGCTCGCCAGCCGGCGCCCCGGCGGCTGGCTCGACAGCCTGATCTCGGCATGCGCGACGCTGTTTTACGCCACGCCGCTCTACTGGCTCGCACTGATGGCGGTGTTGCTGTTCTCGGTGCGGCTCGACTGGCTCCCGGCGTTCGGCTACAGAAGCGTCGAGGGCGATTCGCAGGGCCTTGCCGCCGCTGCCGACATAGCAACGCATCTGATCCTGCCGGTCGCCACACTGTCGTTGTTCTACATGGCGGTGTATGCGCGGATGACGCGTGCGGCGATGCTCGACGCGGCGCGCATGGACTTCGTGCGCACCGCCTGCGCACGTGGCGTGCATCCGCGTCGCATCCGTCGCGCGCATATCCTGCGCAACGCATTGCGTCCGATCGTCACGCTCGCGGGCATGCAGGCTGGCGGGCAGATCGGCGGGGCGATTCTGACCGAGACGGTATTCGCGTGGCCGGGGATCGGGCGCCTGATGTTCGACGCACTGATGCAGCGCGACTACGCGGTGCTGCTCGGCTGCCTGCTCGTCACTGCGGCCATCGCCGTCTGCATGAACCTGCTGACCGACTACGTGGCCCTGCTGGTCGACCCTCGTATCGCAGCGGCCTGA
- a CDS encoding ABC transporter permease: protein MRPASILRRLLHHRGALLGLLMLATVAVCALCGPWIDDNDPWAMVQQPFLHPLARSGLPLGTDLLGRDLLAGLLHGARVSLLIGAVSTAAGLCAGVLIGGIAGYAGGWTDLVLMRFTELFQSIPGFAFAIVLVSIFEPSLASIVGAIAAVSWPPVARLVRAEFMSLRQRDFVLAARLSGRGAWRIAFGDILPNASAPIVVMASMMISTAILLESSLSFLGLGDPNLMSWGYMVGAARTALRDAWWMAVFPGLAIVLTVLALNLVGDGLNDALDTRLEDRTR from the coding sequence ATGCGCCCCGCCTCGATCCTGCGACGATTGCTGCACCACCGGGGCGCCCTCCTCGGGCTGCTGATGCTCGCTACCGTGGCGGTGTGCGCGCTGTGCGGCCCGTGGATCGACGACAACGATCCGTGGGCGATGGTGCAGCAGCCGTTCCTGCATCCGCTGGCACGGTCCGGCCTGCCGCTCGGCACCGATCTGCTCGGCCGCGACCTCTTGGCCGGGCTGCTGCACGGCGCACGCGTGTCGCTGCTGATCGGTGCCGTCTCGACCGCGGCCGGCCTGTGCGCCGGCGTGCTGATCGGGGGGATCGCCGGTTATGCGGGTGGCTGGACCGACCTTGTGCTGATGCGCTTCACCGAACTGTTCCAGTCGATACCCGGCTTTGCGTTCGCCATCGTGCTCGTCTCGATCTTCGAGCCGTCTCTGGCATCGATCGTCGGCGCCATTGCAGCCGTCTCGTGGCCACCCGTTGCCCGGCTCGTGCGCGCCGAATTCATGTCGCTGCGGCAACGAGACTTCGTCCTTGCCGCGCGGCTGTCTGGTCGTGGCGCATGGCGCATCGCGTTCGGCGACATCTTGCCTAATGCGAGCGCGCCGATCGTGGTGATGGCCTCGATGATGATCTCGACGGCCATTCTGCTGGAGTCGAGCCTGAGTTTCCTCGGGCTCGGCGATCCGAACCTGATGAGCTGGGGCTATATGGTCGGCGCCGCGCGCACCGCGCTGCGCGACGCCTGGTGGATGGCCGTGTTCCCGGGCCTGGCGATCGTACTGACCGTGCTCGCGCTGAATCTCGTCGGCGATGGGCTGAACGATGCGCTCGATACGCGCCTCGAGGATCGCACGCGATGA
- a CDS encoding dipeptide ABC transporter ATP-binding protein, protein MSDTLLEIDGLDISLPASASRRHAVQRISLRLPAGRTLCVVGESGSGKSMLANAIIGLLPAPGIVPTAGRILFEGEDLLTVDDTRMRAVRGRRIGMVFQEPMSALDPLMRIGGQLGEALDAHLSLSDRQRRARIVAALREAGLDEPERVLECHPFRLSGGQRQRVLIAGAMVLEPALLIADEPTTALDTTTQAQILANLRAMQRRRGTAILFITHDLGVAAAIGDEIAVMQNGEIVEIGPLARVLSAPAHAYTRRLVTAMPNGARRSRSPYSRNERVLEVSGLCKAYRASVGLWRRRGPVDAVRAVGFELHRGETLGLVGESGSGKSTVGRCVAGLTRFDAGRIVFAGRQHPAGGLAAGANGRIQMVFQDPQASLNPRRTVGASIAAGPIAQGLPRQEAVRRALALLELTGLDAAAAARYPHAFSGGQRQRIAIARALATEPELLIADEALSALDMPVQAQILALLAEVQARFRLSMLFITHDLRVAAAVCDTLAVMRRGEIVEYGETGRVLNHPAHPYTRSLIDAMPAMPTLREAQQESSK, encoded by the coding sequence ATGAGCGATACGTTGCTGGAGATCGACGGGTTGGATATCAGCCTGCCTGCCAGCGCGAGCCGGCGTCACGCCGTGCAGCGGATATCGCTGCGCCTGCCGGCCGGGCGCACGCTGTGCGTCGTCGGCGAATCGGGCTCGGGCAAGTCCATGCTCGCGAATGCGATTATCGGCTTGCTGCCGGCACCGGGTATCGTCCCCACCGCTGGGCGCATCTTGTTCGAGGGCGAGGATCTGCTCACGGTAGACGATACGCGCATGCGTGCGGTGCGCGGCCGGCGTATCGGCATGGTCTTCCAGGAGCCGATGTCCGCGCTCGATCCGTTGATGCGGATCGGCGGGCAACTCGGCGAGGCGCTCGACGCGCACCTCTCGCTGTCCGACCGGCAACGTCGCGCGCGCATCGTTGCGGCGCTTCGCGAGGCAGGCCTCGACGAACCCGAGCGCGTGCTCGAGTGCCACCCGTTCCGGCTCTCGGGCGGCCAGCGCCAGCGCGTGCTGATCGCCGGCGCGATGGTGCTCGAGCCGGCGCTGCTGATCGCCGACGAACCGACTACCGCACTCGATACGACCACGCAGGCGCAAATCCTCGCGAACCTGCGTGCGATGCAGCGCCGCCGCGGCACGGCGATCCTCTTTATCACCCACGATCTCGGCGTGGCCGCCGCGATAGGCGACGAAATCGCGGTAATGCAGAACGGCGAGATCGTCGAGATCGGGCCACTCGCACGCGTATTGTCCGCACCGGCCCACGCCTATACGCGCCGCCTCGTAACGGCGATGCCGAATGGCGCGCGCCGCTCGCGCTCACCGTACTCGCGCAACGAGCGCGTGCTCGAAGTATCCGGGCTGTGCAAGGCCTATCGCGCGAGCGTCGGGCTGTGGCGCCGCCGCGGGCCTGTCGATGCGGTACGCGCCGTCGGATTCGAGTTGCATCGCGGCGAAACGCTCGGCCTGGTCGGCGAATCGGGATCGGGCAAGTCCACGGTCGGTCGTTGCGTGGCCGGCCTGACCCGATTCGACGCGGGCCGCATCGTATTCGCGGGCCGGCAGCATCCTGCCGGGGGGCTCGCGGCCGGAGCGAACGGCCGGATCCAGATGGTATTCCAGGATCCGCAGGCTTCGCTGAATCCACGGCGCACCGTGGGCGCATCGATCGCGGCAGGTCCGATTGCGCAAGGTCTTCCCCGCCAGGAGGCGGTACGCCGCGCCCTCGCGCTGCTGGAACTCACCGGGCTGGACGCCGCGGCGGCCGCACGCTACCCGCACGCATTCTCGGGCGGCCAGCGGCAGCGCATCGCAATTGCCCGCGCCCTTGCCACCGAGCCCGAGTTACTGATCGCGGACGAAGCGCTTTCCGCGCTGGACATGCCGGTGCAGGCCCAGATCCTGGCGTTGCTGGCCGAAGTGCAGGCTCGCTTTCGGTTGTCGATGCTCTTCATCACGCACGACCTGCGCGTGGCCGCTGCCGTCTGCGACACGCTCGCAGTCATGCGGCGCGGCGAAATCGTCGAATACGGCGAGACCGGACGTGTCCTGAACCACCCCGCGCACCCGTATACGCGCTCGCTGATCGATGCCATGCCGGCCATGCCGACGTTGCGCGAAGCGCAGCAGGAGAGTTCGAAATGA
- a CDS encoding histone deacetylase family protein, whose protein sequence is MKAVYSTAHLLHDPQLFLVRGKLRRTHERPERAMRLLTAALADGHELVAPPDYGVEPIAAIHAPAYLRFLETAHVRWSMLDDPSEEAMPNIHPFPGEPVTYPESVIGQAGYHLGDCACPIGAHTWEAARASAQVAIHAAQLVADGERAVYALCRPPGHHAYAERANGFCYLNNTAIAAQTLRRSHARVAILDVDVHHGNGTQGIFYRRRDVLTVSLHRDTRDFTPFFTGHAHERGEGQGEGYNLNLPLPQGTRDDAYLATLRGACSRIREFAPGALVVALGLDAHEHDPYRALGITTEGFARIMAEIARLRLPTVLVQEGGYLSDSLGANLSSALRGFLGAA, encoded by the coding sequence ATGAAAGCTGTCTACAGCACCGCGCATCTCCTGCACGATCCGCAGCTTTTTCTGGTGCGAGGCAAGCTCAGGCGTACTCACGAACGCCCCGAGCGCGCGATGCGGCTCCTGACCGCCGCACTCGCCGACGGCCACGAGCTGGTCGCCCCGCCCGACTATGGCGTCGAGCCGATCGCCGCGATTCACGCTCCGGCCTACCTGCGCTTCCTGGAAACCGCGCACGTACGCTGGTCGATGCTCGACGATCCGTCCGAAGAGGCCATGCCGAACATCCACCCCTTTCCCGGCGAGCCGGTCACCTATCCCGAGAGCGTCATCGGTCAGGCCGGCTACCACCTGGGCGACTGCGCGTGCCCGATCGGCGCGCATACGTGGGAGGCGGCGCGGGCATCCGCGCAGGTGGCCATCCATGCCGCGCAATTGGTGGCCGACGGCGAGCGCGCGGTGTATGCCCTGTGCCGGCCACCCGGTCATCACGCGTATGCGGAGCGTGCCAACGGATTTTGCTATTTGAACAATACGGCGATCGCCGCCCAGACCCTGCGCCGCTCGCATGCGCGAGTGGCGATCCTGGACGTCGACGTGCACCACGGCAACGGCACGCAAGGCATTTTCTATCGGCGTCGCGATGTCCTGACGGTTTCTCTGCATCGGGACACACGCGACTTCACGCCATTCTTTACCGGCCATGCGCATGAGCGCGGCGAAGGACAGGGCGAAGGCTACAACCTCAATCTACCGCTTCCCCAAGGCACTCGCGACGACGCGTATCTGGCCACGCTGCGCGGCGCTTGCTCCCGCATCCGCGAGTTCGCACCGGGTGCCCTCGTGGTGGCGCTGGGCCTCGACGCTCACGAGCACGACCCATATCGTGCACTCGGGATCACCACGGAGGGTTTTGCCCGCATCATGGCCGAAATCGCCCGGCTCAGATTGCCGACCGTACTCGTCCAGGAGGGAGGCTATCTCTCGGACAGCCTCGGTGCCAATCTGTCGAGCGCGCTGCGCGGCTTTCTCGGCGCGGCCTGA
- a CDS encoding DUF3100 domain-containing protein gives MEHTMTTDSAGRDGFLGAKLLIYAAAILMIAQFIGAFSFSVGPGKVVLLPMVWALLMGGALGLVSERWRSNLRLDVKTQFLAAAVLQPALLLFVSKLGLMVGSALPKLAAAGWALAFQELGHFVGTILLGLPLALVLGIKREAIGATFSVGREPSLAIIGEKYGMNSAEGRGVLAEYLTGTVFGAVFIAIFAGFVASLNIFHPLALAMGAGVGSGSMMAAASGAIAAAQQSPEVAKDVLTFAAASNLITTTIGTYFTLFISLPLAVFGYRVLEPLIGRTTKASSASETFDATRPQLGDVRTEAPSLSYSGKIAAWGLTAVFSLVCDWITHGTTPLQGLPGMCFMVAATVIGDALSTVFRRKIPAVCWVSIVAMFMTSPLCPWAPQIAAMSARNDFLGVVTPMLTFAGLSIAKDIPAFRRLGWRIVLVSFVANAGTFLGAALVAQIFHI, from the coding sequence ATGGAACATACGATGACGACGGACAGCGCAGGAAGAGACGGCTTTCTGGGTGCAAAGCTGCTGATCTATGCGGCGGCGATCCTGATGATCGCGCAGTTTATCGGCGCATTCAGCTTCAGCGTGGGACCGGGCAAGGTCGTGCTGCTGCCGATGGTCTGGGCCTTGCTGATGGGCGGCGCCCTGGGCTTGGTGTCGGAGCGCTGGCGCAGCAACCTGCGGCTCGATGTGAAGACGCAGTTTCTCGCCGCCGCCGTGCTGCAACCGGCGTTGCTGCTCTTCGTATCGAAGCTCGGCCTGATGGTCGGCAGCGCGTTGCCCAAGCTCGCCGCGGCGGGCTGGGCGCTCGCCTTTCAGGAGCTCGGTCACTTCGTCGGCACCATTCTGCTGGGTTTGCCGCTTGCGCTGGTTCTCGGCATCAAGCGCGAAGCGATCGGCGCGACTTTTTCGGTGGGCCGTGAACCGAGTCTCGCCATCATCGGCGAGAAGTACGGCATGAACTCCGCGGAAGGCCGTGGCGTGCTGGCGGAATATCTGACGGGCACAGTGTTCGGGGCGGTGTTCATCGCCATTTTCGCGGGTTTTGTTGCGAGCCTGAACATCTTTCACCCGCTGGCGCTCGCGATGGGCGCGGGCGTCGGCTCGGGCAGCATGATGGCCGCCGCATCCGGTGCGATCGCGGCCGCGCAACAGTCGCCGGAGGTGGCAAAGGACGTGCTGACCTTCGCTGCGGCGAGCAATTTGATCACGACCACCATCGGCACGTATTTCACGTTGTTCATTTCCTTGCCGCTCGCGGTGTTCGGCTATCGCGTGCTCGAGCCGCTCATCGGGCGCACGACGAAGGCGTCGAGCGCATCCGAAACCTTCGATGCAACGCGTCCGCAACTGGGCGATGTCCGGACCGAAGCGCCTTCGCTCAGCTATTCGGGCAAGATCGCGGCATGGGGGCTCACGGCGGTGTTCTCTCTCGTGTGCGATTGGATCACGCACGGCACCACGCCGCTGCAAGGTCTGCCGGGCATGTGCTTCATGGTGGCCGCCACCGTGATCGGCGATGCGTTGTCGACCGTCTTTCGGCGCAAGATTCCGGCGGTGTGCTGGGTGTCGATCGTCGCGATGTTTATGACTTCGCCGCTGTGCCCGTGGGCACCTCAAATCGCGGCAATGAGCGCGAGGAACGACTTTCTCGGTGTGGTCACACCGATGCTGACCTTCGCCGGCCTGTCCATCGCCAAGGACATTCCGGCGTTTCGCCGGCTCGGCTGGCGCATCGTGCTGGTGTCGTTCGTGGCGAACGCCGGCACGTTCCTCGGCGCGGCACTGGTCGCGCAGATTTTCCATATCTGA
- a CDS encoding aldehyde dehydrogenase family protein has product MKGSIADNLLKAFQHFFPGAQTIGSYVNGELVDGQGETIQLYDAATGEKSIAYRDGGGEVVALAASAAQSAQKQWWSLTHAARGRTMFDVAREVRRHAEQLASLESLGSGKPIRDCRGEVAKVAEMFEYYGGWADKFYGEVIPVPTSHLNYTRREPAGTVLQITPWNAPVFTCGWQLAPAISMGNAVLLKPSELTPFSSLAVGMLAERAGVPKGLINVLAGYGHTVAQAAIAHRVIKKVVFVGSPATGARIAEAAAKRVLPCVLELGGKSANIVFEDADLKRAALTAQAAIFAGAGQSCVAGSRLLVQRSIYDQFVAMVSAGAKKIKVGAPTDDATEVGPICNRTQYDHVMKMIASGVEAGATLMAGTAEKSAGGYFVAPTVLANVNNQMDVARTEIFGPVVVAIPFDTEEEAIAIANDTDFGLAGAVWTNDVARAHRVAAQIDAGTFWVNGYKTINVASPFGGYGMSGYGRSSGVEALYEYTQTKSVWVETAKAPSAAFGYL; this is encoded by the coding sequence ATGAAAGGCAGCATCGCAGACAACTTGCTCAAGGCGTTTCAACACTTCTTTCCGGGTGCGCAAACCATTGGTTCGTACGTGAACGGCGAACTGGTCGACGGGCAGGGTGAAACCATCCAGCTGTACGACGCGGCCACCGGCGAGAAGAGCATCGCTTACCGCGATGGCGGCGGGGAAGTCGTCGCACTGGCGGCCTCGGCGGCGCAGAGCGCGCAGAAGCAATGGTGGTCGCTCACGCACGCCGCGCGAGGACGCACTATGTTCGACGTGGCGCGCGAAGTTCGCCGGCATGCCGAACAACTGGCGAGCCTCGAATCGCTGGGTTCCGGCAAACCGATCCGCGATTGCCGCGGGGAAGTCGCGAAGGTAGCCGAAATGTTCGAGTACTACGGCGGCTGGGCCGACAAGTTTTACGGCGAAGTGATTCCGGTGCCAACCTCGCACCTGAACTACACGCGCCGCGAGCCGGCGGGAACCGTGCTTCAGATTACGCCGTGGAATGCGCCGGTGTTCACCTGCGGCTGGCAGCTCGCGCCCGCCATCTCGATGGGCAACGCGGTACTCCTGAAGCCATCGGAACTCACCCCGTTCAGTTCGCTCGCGGTCGGCATGCTCGCGGAGCGGGCCGGCGTGCCGAAGGGTTTGATCAATGTGCTCGCTGGCTACGGCCACACCGTCGCACAAGCCGCAATCGCGCACCGAGTCATCAAGAAGGTCGTATTCGTAGGCTCCCCCGCGACCGGTGCGCGGATCGCGGAAGCCGCGGCGAAGCGCGTGTTGCCCTGCGTGCTGGAACTGGGAGGCAAGTCGGCCAACATCGTTTTCGAGGATGCGGATCTGAAGCGCGCGGCGCTCACCGCGCAGGCCGCTATCTTCGCGGGCGCAGGCCAGAGTTGCGTCGCGGGCTCGCGGCTGCTGGTGCAGCGCTCCATCTACGATCAGTTCGTTGCGATGGTGTCGGCGGGCGCGAAGAAGATCAAGGTCGGCGCACCGACCGACGATGCCACCGAAGTCGGGCCGATCTGCAATCGCACCCAGTACGACCACGTGATGAAGATGATCGCGAGCGGCGTGGAAGCGGGCGCCACGCTCATGGCCGGAACGGCCGAGAAGTCGGCCGGCGGTTACTTCGTTGCGCCGACGGTGCTTGCGAACGTGAACAATCAGATGGATGTGGCCCGCACTGAGATTTTCGGACCCGTGGTGGTCGCGATTCCGTTCGATACAGAGGAAGAAGCGATTGCCATCGCCAACGACACGGATTTCGGCCTGGCCGGCGCGGTGTGGACGAACGACGTGGCGCGCGCGCATCGCGTGGCGGCGCAGATCGATGCCGGAACGTTCTGGGTGAACGGCTACAAGACCATCAACGTGGCTTCGCCGTTCGGCGGTTATGGCATGAGCGGCTATGGCCGTTCGAGCGGCGTCGAGGCGTTGTACGAGTACACGCAGACCAAGAGCGTGTGGGTCGAAACCGCGAAAGCGCCGTCGGCTGCATTCGGCTATCTATAA